Below is a genomic region from Miscanthus floridulus cultivar M001 chromosome 1, ASM1932011v1, whole genome shotgun sequence.
CATTCGCTCCTGTCCTTCCTTCTCGCCTACCCAGCGATTCCAGCTCGGATTTGCCGATTTTGGCCTGCCTCTCAGCAGCTTGCTGATTAAGATGGCCTGTTCCCTGTTCCGTACTGCATCGCCGTATTTCAGACGTTTTCCCCTACGTCGACACCATGGGGGATTCAGGCAGTCTGATGAAGGCAGTGCCTGTGTAGACATTGCTAGCGAAACCTTCTAGATTGTTAGTGCCGGTTTGCTACTAATTTGTTGTTTCCTTTCGCATATGAGGTCTCTAACGGCATAGCTGCAGCAGGAACAGCAAATGAAGTCGCAACAAGGTCAGGTCCATACCAATGTCATCCCAGCCCTCAAGTGCGTTGTCGTCAATCCAATGCCTGCCCTCACCAGTCGAATGAATCAGGCTATATCTTTTATTAATAGAGCTAGAGGACATTGCTTCATGTGCACTATTGCAGAAAGGAACCCAATGCAAACATGATTGTCAGTCTTACTTTTGCTAATTTAAGAGCAATCTACAGATCCTGAATCGAATGAGCCATTCATCTATCTCTCATGATACCTTGCATTTGCGTCTCATCAGGATCGTCGACTGCATCCATAAAAATGATAGTTTTGAGTATCCAAGAAATTTGTACTCTGCAATTTGCTCCTGCACATAATTGCAATACATCTATATTCTTCCTAGGAAAAGTTGAGAAGTATGCACCTCTCTCTCTAAAGTTTCAATTatagttttccttttgctttaagCCTAACTAGCCTTTGTCTGGACTTCCAGCAACAAGCGCTTCTGGACTTCCAGCAACAACTGCCCTGGAGGCCCTGTTTCAGGAAACCAGCCATCCTCCTATTGTTCACTTGGTCATTAATCCTAatattgtactccctccattcctaaTTATAagccattttggcttttctagatacgttgTTTTTACTACATATCTATACATGGTGTATACATCTTTCGTAACAAGTTAATGAACATGCCCTTCTCTTAGGTAATATGCAGCTCCCTGCCTTCAGGCTGTATTGTATTCGGCTTTGCATTGTTTCTTCAAAGTTGGCTATTTACTTCAACATGGAGATAGAGTACCGGGTAATTGCTATCTTGCCTTGATTTCTTTGCAGATTGTTGTCAGCGAACGACAGCCAAGGGCTTCCTCAAGCTAAGGCCCAGCCTTGGACAACTTAAATCATGGCATTTGAAATAGCCAACCTTTAACCAGGTTCTTAAATCCCTATGCCTCTCACTTTGCCAACAATACCAGACTCTTGCATATACTTTTATTCTTTTGTTGTCTCATATTTGGAGAGGTTTTCTGGATCCCATAGGCTACAGATTTTGGTATGCATCCATCAAGACAGCTTCCACCAGCAGTCAGCAACACCAAGTTACCACCTCTCCTCCCCTTCAATCCACTTTACTATTTTACACCATGTGTCCCTTCTGTCCTCTGCTCCTTTGCTCTGTTTTCTATATGCTAATTGAGAGTTATGCTAAGGTACACTGTTGTTTTGGGTTTTCATGCCTACAGTCTTTGTTTATTAGTTAGTGCACTGCTACTTTGTGCCTGAACCGTTACTTAGTCTGTTGCATATCCAGCTACTAATTATTACTGAATGGTACAACACACGGCTGTACAAGTACACTAATAGCAGGTCCGTTCATGTTTTTATCAAATAGCAAGTATAGTTACAAATTTATTTACATGTAATACAAAGAAGTATACAGCCAATGGAAACTTTACACGTATTACCCCTTTGCTATTTTACATATGGAGGTGGACTGGTCATTGCATTTGACATTCATTTGCAAACATACTAGATAAGATGATATGGGTTCGCCTTGTGCATGCCTTCTATAATACTTATTTTGATCTGCCTAAAATTATATGGATACCTTACAATATCAGGAGTTTAGTCTTTTTATTTCACTGGAACAATTGATATGGGTTTGCGCAAGTTGTCTTTAATTTCATACCTTTTGATTACCAGCTACTCATAATTATTTCCATTCTAATAATGCAAATCACCTTAGGCTATAGTCTTAGTTAAAACACCTAGCTCTTCTATCCGGTTATATGTTCATGTGCTCTTCCTGCATGTGTGATTTGTATGTTGGCTTTGAataggaaaaaaataaaacatcctaACCTGTTATTTCACCTTCTGGTTAgctaaaagaaaggaaaaatgcATCTAGGTTATTTAATTCAGTGCTTCTTTGTTCTGTATCAAACTCGATATGTTTTAGAAGTAAGCATCCGAAATCTTAATATTGGATCAAAAACTATTCTCCCTCTGTCAATGACATTTCAAATTGCTAATTGTTGACGACTTCATGTTTTATGCAGCCCTGCCACCTACAATTTTTGGCAGTTACATGCTACCTTCAGGTTTGAGTAAACCAAATAGTGATGGATTTGGTAAGTGGCCTCCATAAAAGTTACAGTGTGTAAATGTAACTAATGTATTCCATTCTGAATCTTAATTGGTATCAAGGTTTTAAGAATATTGATATAGATTGTTTTTAAAGAAATAGATCTTTGCAGATTGTTGTCAGCGAACAACAGCCAAGGGCTTCCTCAAGCTAAGGCCCAGCCTTGGACAACTTAAATCATGGCATTTGAAATAGCCAACCTTTAACCAGGTTCTTAAATCCCTATGCCTCTCACTTTGCCAACAATACCAGACTCTTGCATATACTTTTATTCTTTTGTTGTCTCATATTTGGAGAGGTTTTCTGGATCCCATAGGCTACAGATTTTGGTATGCATCCATCAAGACAGCTTCCACCAGCAGTCAGCAACACCAAGTTACCACCTCTCCTCCCCTTCAATCCACTTTACTATTTTACACCATGTGTCCCTTCTGTCCTCTGCTCCTTTGCTCTGTTTTCTATATGCTAATTGAGAGTTATGCTAAGGTACACTGTTGTTTTGGGTTTTCATGCCTACAGTCTTTGTTTATTAGTTAGTGCACTGCTACTTTGTGCCTGAACCGTTACTTAGTCTGTTGCATATCCAGCTACTAATTATTACTGAATGGTACAACACACGGCTGTACAAGTACACTAATAGCAGGTCCGTTCATGTTTTTATCAAATAGCAAGTATAGTTACAAATTTATTTACATGTAATACAAAGAAGTATACAGCCAATGGAAACTTTACGCGTATTACCCCTTTGCTATTTTACATATGGAGGTGGACTGGTCATTGCATTTGACATTCATTTGCAAACATACTAGATAAGATGATATGGGTTCGCCTTGTGCATGCCTTCTATAATACTTATTTTGATCTGCCTAAAATTATATGGATACCTTACAATATCAGGAGTTTAGTCTTTTTATTTCACTGAAACAATTGATATGGGTTTGCGCAAGTTGTCTTTAATTTCATACCTTTTGATTACCAGCTACTCATAATTATTTCCATTCTAATAATGCAAATCACCTTAGGCTATAGTCTTAGTTAAAACACCTAGCTCTTCTATCCGGTTATATGTTCATGTGCTCTTCCTGCATGTGTGATTTGTATGTTGCCTTTGAATAGGGAAAAAAACATCCTAACCTGTTATTTCACCTTCTGGTTAgctaaaagaaaggaaaaatgcATCTAGGTTATTTAATTCAGTGCTTCTTTGTTCTGTATCAAACTCGATATGTTTTAGAAGTAAGCATCCGAAATCTTAATATTGGATCAAAAACTATTCTCCCTCTGTCAATGACATTTCGAATTGCTAATTGTTGACGACTTCATGTTTTATGCAGCCCTGCCACCTACAATTTTTGGCAGTTACATGCTACCTTCAGGTTTGAGTAAACCAAATAGTGATGGATTTGGTAAGTGGCCTCCATAAAAGTTACAGTGTGTAAATGTAACTAATGTATTCCATTCTGAATCTTAATTGGTATCAAGGTTTTAAGAATATTGATATAGATTGTTTTTAAAGAAATAGATGTTAGGTTTATTTGTGTCTGCACCTTTTCCTTTAAAATTAGCCTGCAAAATGACAGGGATATACAAATGATTAAAAATACTAGCACCTCCCTCCTTCCCAGTTCAAAGGGACATGTAAATCTTTATTTATTCACCTCAGATTTCGATGCCTTGGAGCTTATGACATCACAAACTTCAGGATTACGGGTTACACGGCTAACAAGCACTGGGTATGTCAATTTATTTCTTTTTAACAGCTTGCTGGTGGTTATTGAACATATATCATATATAAGATTTGTAGGAATTATGTGCCAAATTAAATCTTAAGGTATACATGTATGTCATACAACTCTGTATATGGGCTTGCTGCGAAAAAGAGGCTATAAGGGGACCACATTCATGGATTCTTTGGCCATCACAGAGTTTAGACTTCTTATCTTCAACATTACCTTTTTTGGGGAACTATCAGAGTTCTATACTGAAAAAATTTCCTGACAGATATGTTCTCAATATGATTCTTAACTATATGATTCTCTCTTAATGGTCCCAGTTTTCTGGTTTATGGTTTCAGTTTTGCAGATCTATACTTCCTGGAACCAGAAACTCAAAAGCACTCATAAATCATGTTTTCTACACAAAATGTTAGGTCTATATGTTTTTTCAGTTGTCAGCTCACTGTACCTATACAGGCCTCACATATTACCCTCTATTCGCCCATGAAAAATGTATCATTTGTTATTGAACACAAAGCCATAGTTCTTTGTACAGTTCATTATTCATCTTCCTTCGCTGAGATTGTTTTCAAACTTGGATCCTTTCAATTTGGAATGGTATTTTGGTCATCATGTCTGGTTGGCAAATTGGCAGGTTAAAGATGATCTTCGTTTTTTGCATGTCCTCTTAGTATCTTACTGATTTGAGTTGTATTGCATGAGTCATTCCACCGCTTTACAGCGTGTTTGGTTTCCAGGCCAATAGTGTTTCATGTTGGGCTGTTACTGGTCCTTCGGAATGCATCTTACTTTTCTTTCATTTCATGTTCAGTTTACTTCAGACTTCTTATACTATATATACTAATTCATTATACACATATATTATTAATTTAGGCTCCGGTACAGTATGCCAGAATGCACCGGTATCGGCACGTTACGTTCCTATAAGCAATGGTAGGTTTGGTGAATCCCCCTCCAGCCACCCGCGGACCAAATAATGTGTAGAAACAACACGATCTGTTTCCTCTCAAATGGCCAGGACTTACCACGTGCATCATAGAACCGATGAACCCTGCCAACTTCAGAAGGCCCTTCAGCATAAGATCCTCACCAATGGATGCCCAGCAGGAACCGGCGCAGCGGAGCGCGCCCCCCTGTGCTAGTAGCCTAGAAAGCTAGTACACTAGGGCGGCCTGCACTGTGTTTAAATGTAATCTTTTGGAGCCTCCTAGGGCGCTGCTAAAGCATGTCGCTGTATGTTAAACATTTTATCTTAAATAACACAAAGAtgcacaattttttttttgcagattCGAGGA
It encodes:
- the LOC136503314 gene encoding uncharacterized protein, translated to MPLTLPTIPDSCIYFYSFVVSYLERFSGSHRLQILVCIHQDSFHQQSATPTLPPTIFGSYMLPSGLSKPNSDGFDFDALELMTSQTSGLRVTRLTSTGFADLYFLEPETQKHS